In Haemorhous mexicanus isolate bHaeMex1 chromosome 6, bHaeMex1.pri, whole genome shotgun sequence, a single window of DNA contains:
- the CHST1 gene encoding carbohydrate sulfotransferase 1, producing MQCSWKAVLLLALASIAIQYTAIRTFTAKSFHSCPIPNPVNCSLSQDTDVADRLCDENPTFPYNLSRKTHVLILATTRSGSSFVGQLFNQHFDVFYLFEPLYHVQYTLIPKLTQSKSTTDRRVMLGASRDLLRSLYDCDLYFLENYIKPQPINHTTDRLFRRGASKALCSPPVCESLGAVDLHLEEGDCVKKCGTLNLTLATESCREHGHVAIKTVRVPEVSDLRALVEDPRLNLKVIQLVRDPRGILASRSETFRDTYRLWRIWDGTGRKPYNLDVTQLTTVCEDFWNSVSTGLNRPPWLKGKYMLVRYEDLARNPMKKTEEIYDFLGIPMDSNVERWIQNNTRGDRSSSKHKYGTVRNSAATAEKWRFRLSYEIVAFTQHACQQVLAQLGYKTAGSEEELKNLSISLVEERDFLPFS from the coding sequence ATGCAATGTTCCTGGAAGGCTGTACTCCTCCTAGCCTTGGCATCCATTGCAATCCAGTACACAGCAATCCGGACCTTCACTGCCAAGTCCTTCCATAGCTGCCCTATCCCTAATCCTGTGAACTGCAGCCTGAGCCAGGACACTGATGTGGCTGACAGGCTGTGTGATGAGAATCCCACTTTCCCATACAACCTCTCCAGGAAGACTCATGTTCTCATCCTTGCTACCACCCGCAGCGGCTCCTCATTTGTCGGGCAGCTGTTCAACCAGCACTTCGATGTCTTCTATTTATTTGAGCCCCTCTACCATGTCCAGTACACCCTGATCCCAAAGCTGACCCAGAGCAAGAGTACGACAGACAGACGGGTCATGCTGGGCGCCAGCCGAGACCTGCTGAGGAGCCTGTATGACTGCGACCTCTACTTCCTGGAGAACTACATCAAGCCCCAGCCTATCAACCACACCACCGACCGCCTCTTCCGCAGGGGAGCCAGCAAGGCCCTGTGCTCACCACCTGTATGTGagtccctgggagctgtggatCTCCACTTGGAGGAAGGAGACTGCGTGAAGAAGTGTGGGACCTTGAACCTGACGCTGGCCACTGAGTCCTGCAGAGAGCACGGCCATGTGGCCATCAAAACCGTACGGGTGCCCGAGGTCAGTGACCTCCGGGCCCTGGTGGAGGACCCGCGGCTGAACCTGAAGGTCATCCAGCTGGTGAGGGACCCCCGGGGGATCCTGGCATCCCGGAGTGAGACCTTCCGAGACACCTACAGGCTGTGGAGGATctgggatggcactggcagGAAGCCATACAACCTGGATGTGACCCAGCTCACCACAGTGTGCGAGGACTTCTGGAACTCTGTGTCCACCGGCCTCAACCGGCCACCATGGCTCAAGGGCAAGTACATGCTGGTGCGGTACGAAGACCTGGCCAGGAACCCCATGAAAAAGACTGAGGAGATCTATGATTTTCTGGGCATCCCCATGGACAGCAACGTCGAGCGCTGGATACAGAACAACACCCGAGGAGACAGGTCCTCCTCCAAACACAAGTACGGGACTGTGCGCAACTCGGCGGCGACGGCGGAGAAGTGGCGCTTCCGTCTGTCCTACGAGATCGTGGCGTTCACCCAGCACGCCTGCCAACAGGTGCTGGCGCAGCTCGGCTACAAAACTGCTGGCTctgaggaggagctgaagaACCTCTCCATCAGCCTGGTGGAGGAGAGAgacttcctgcccttctcctaa